A genomic region of Papaver somniferum cultivar HN1 chromosome 7, ASM357369v1, whole genome shotgun sequence contains the following coding sequences:
- the LOC113294609 gene encoding aquaporin TIP2-2-like — translation MLVTAGQAIPTHGLDDRVTVFGGILIEGVATFTLVYTVFASRDPQRRSSDGIIGAIVTGFIAGVNILAVGPFTGGSMNPDRSFGPSIITIDFKNHWVYWLGPLMVVD, via the exons ATGCTGGTCACTGCGGGACAG GCAATACCTACACATGGATTGGATGATAGGGTGACCGTATTTGGTGGCATTTTGATTGAAGGTGTAGCAACATTTACCTTAGTTTACACAGTCTTTGCATCCAGGGATCCGCAGAGAAGATCATCGGACGGCATAATTGGAGCCATAGTAACAGGATTCATAGCTGGTGTCAACATCTTGGCCGTTGGTCCTTTTACAGGTGGTTCAATGAACCCAGACAGATCATTTGGACCATCCATAATCACCATTGATTTTAAAAACCACTGGGTTTACTGGTTGGGACCTCTAATGGTGGTGGATTAG